In Candidatus Cohnella colombiensis, one DNA window encodes the following:
- a CDS encoding response regulator transcription factor, translated as MTERWKVLIVDDHEMVRTGLRTYLMLDPRFEVIGEAVNGKDAVEALSEGRYNGVMPELVLMDLMMPEMNGVETTRALLSQYPGLRIVILTSFLEDEKVVEAIEAGAVSYVLKTVSADELIYAMQGAIRNMPVMSGDVSQALTRGLRKRSTSYDVDGLTEREKEVLLLIAEGRSNKEIGDELHISIKTVKTHVSNLLMKCELDDRTQLAIFAHRNGWVKEA; from the coding sequence ATGACAGAACGATGGAAAGTACTTATCGTAGACGATCATGAGATGGTTAGAACAGGTCTTCGCACTTATCTAATGCTCGATCCAAGGTTTGAAGTGATCGGAGAAGCGGTGAATGGCAAGGATGCGGTCGAGGCATTAAGCGAAGGTAGGTATAATGGTGTGATGCCTGAGCTTGTGCTGATGGATTTGATGATGCCTGAGATGAATGGTGTGGAGACGACTCGTGCATTGTTAAGTCAATACCCGGGACTTAGAATCGTAATTTTAACTAGCTTTTTAGAAGATGAAAAGGTTGTCGAAGCGATTGAAGCGGGTGCGGTGAGCTATGTTCTCAAGACGGTATCTGCAGATGAATTGATTTATGCGATGCAGGGCGCGATTCGGAACATGCCTGTAATGAGTGGAGACGTCTCGCAGGCGTTAACACGTGGACTGCGTAAACGTTCAACAAGCTATGATGTAGATGGATTAACGGAACGCGAGAAAGAAGTGCTTCTGCTCATTGCGGAGGGAAGATCCAATAAGGAAATCGGTGATGAGCTTCATATTAGTATTAAGACTGTAAAAACGCATGTAAGTAATTTGCTCATGAAGTGCGAGCTTGACGATCGAACGCAATTAGCGATTTTCGCGCATCGCAATGGTTGGGTGAAAGAAGCGTAA
- a CDS encoding trypsin-like peptidase domain-containing protein, which translates to MDENNKQPEDQVPSSNEQDNREDPYASVRRESEPYTFGPFGPSPTPSPSESPLITEYKPSIEQAPNEVMIAASNTREYRPFTVSGGVARSDWGGKPPRKTSFLAIFASFMIGVLVVGGLMFASDQGNWFTKATATSGAVSSQEPEVKAVNSTVNDATDVVRPNNIAQIFEQSSPAVVRIETYAKARSSSSSMWQDDFFRQFFGEQYDNRSNNGSEDQRGALQQSGMGSGFIFDSTGYILTNQHVIGDADQIKVIVDGYEEPFVAELLGSSYDLDLAVLKIKGNEFPTLKLGDASSLNMGDWVVAIGNPYGFDHTVTVGVLSSNEREISISDSNGTRNYKHLLQTDASINPGNSGGPLLNLKGEVIGINTAVSSEAQGIGFAIPTTTITEVLDNLKNNTKIPQAPVPFIGANLMDVTVDIAQRLGIDENTKGSFVKDVLFNSPAYKADLRQYDVILGIEDKKYKTKEDLIAEIQKKSVGDKVNLDILRGDKNLQITVIIGDRNEFEAK; encoded by the coding sequence ATGGATGAAAACAATAAACAGCCTGAAGATCAAGTGCCATCATCAAATGAACAAGACAACCGAGAAGATCCTTATGCGAGTGTGCGAAGAGAGTCGGAACCCTATACATTCGGTCCATTTGGACCTAGTCCTACACCTAGTCCGAGTGAAAGCCCATTGATTACAGAATATAAGCCGAGCATAGAGCAGGCACCGAATGAAGTTATGATTGCTGCATCGAACACAAGAGAATATCGACCTTTCACGGTATCGGGCGGAGTTGCTCGTAGCGATTGGGGTGGAAAACCTCCTCGTAAAACGTCGTTTTTAGCTATATTCGCTTCATTTATGATTGGTGTACTTGTCGTTGGTGGCTTGATGTTCGCCTCAGATCAAGGCAACTGGTTTACGAAGGCTACTGCTACTAGCGGTGCAGTTTCGTCACAGGAGCCTGAAGTGAAGGCGGTCAATAGCACGGTTAATGATGCAACGGATGTCGTTCGTCCGAACAATATCGCCCAAATTTTTGAACAATCATCGCCAGCTGTTGTCAGAATTGAAACCTATGCGAAGGCTCGTAGCAGCTCAAGCAGTATGTGGCAGGATGATTTCTTTAGACAGTTCTTTGGAGAGCAATATGATAATCGTTCCAACAACGGATCAGAAGATCAAAGAGGCGCACTTCAACAAAGTGGGATGGGCTCTGGATTTATTTTTGATTCAACGGGCTATATTTTAACGAATCAGCATGTCATTGGGGATGCAGATCAGATTAAGGTCATTGTGGATGGCTATGAAGAGCCTTTCGTTGCTGAATTACTCGGTTCAAGCTATGACTTAGATTTGGCCGTACTGAAAATAAAGGGCAATGAATTCCCTACATTGAAGCTAGGCGATGCCTCTTCGCTTAACATGGGCGATTGGGTCGTTGCAATTGGTAACCCTTATGGGTTTGACCATACGGTAACTGTTGGTGTATTAAGCTCGAACGAGCGTGAGATCAGTATCTCTGACTCGAATGGTACGAGAAATTACAAGCATTTGTTGCAAACAGACGCTTCGATTAATCCTGGTAATTCCGGTGGTCCATTGCTCAACTTGAAAGGTGAAGTCATCGGGATTAATACGGCGGTAAGCTCTGAGGCACAGGGGATCGGTTTTGCAATTCCGACGACGACCATTACTGAAGTATTGGATAACTTGAAAAACAATACGAAGATCCCACAAGCTCCAGTGCCGTTTATTGGTGCGAACTTGATGGACGTAACGGTAGATATTGCGCAACGACTTGGCATTGACGAGAACACGAAAGGTTCATTCGTCAAAGATGTGTTGTTCAACAGTCCTGCGTACAAAGCGGACCTCCGTCAATACGATGTCATCTTAGGTATTGAGGACAAGAAATATAAGACTAAAGAAGATTTGATCGCAGAAATTCAGAAGAAATCTGTCGGCGATAAAGTGAACTTAGATATTCTAAGAGGAGATAAAAATCTCCAGATCACAGTAATAATCGGAGATCGCAACGAATTCGAAGCAAAATAA
- a CDS encoding response regulator transcription factor translates to MRPYITVIDDDEKITSLLRRSLAFEGYEISTAPDGSEGLKLIGQRQPDLIILDVMMPKMDGWEVCRRLREARITSPVLLLTAKDEVQDRVKGLDIGADDYLVKPFALEELMARVRALLRRRPEKVEETGQFRYEDLLLDVDGREVIRGERTIELTAKEFDLLHLFIQNPKRVLSRDQIMERIWGYDYSGESNVLEVYIAMLRQKLEERGEKRVIQTVRGAGYVLKGES, encoded by the coding sequence GTGAGGCCCTATATTACAGTCATTGATGATGATGAAAAAATTACATCGTTGCTTCGTCGAAGCTTAGCCTTTGAGGGCTATGAAATATCAACTGCACCAGATGGTAGTGAAGGTCTGAAGTTGATTGGTCAGCGTCAACCAGATCTTATCATCTTGGATGTGATGATGCCGAAGATGGACGGCTGGGAGGTATGTCGTCGGCTTAGAGAAGCGAGAATTACATCACCGGTACTGCTGTTAACTGCAAAAGATGAAGTGCAGGACCGTGTCAAAGGACTAGATATTGGGGCTGATGACTATCTTGTGAAGCCTTTCGCTCTAGAGGAGTTAATGGCAAGAGTGCGAGCTCTGCTTCGTAGACGTCCGGAAAAGGTTGAAGAGACAGGGCAATTTCGTTATGAGGATTTGCTGCTTGATGTGGATGGGCGCGAGGTCATCCGCGGTGAACGGACGATTGAATTAACAGCAAAAGAATTTGATCTTTTGCACTTATTCATTCAAAACCCGAAGCGCGTGCTGTCGAGAGATCAAATTATGGAACGGATATGGGGATATGATTATAGCGGAGAATCGAACGTGCTTGAAGTGTACATAGCGATGCTTAGGCAGAAGCTAGAAGAGCGCGGTGAGAAGAGAGTTATTCAGACGGTTAGAGGTGCGGGCTACGTACTTAAAGGGGAAAGCTGA
- a CDS encoding HAMP domain-containing sensor histidine kinase — MSIRLRLTLWYTSLFAVAFFAFGIIVYNSVYHNTISELRMRLEKVAADVKVNGSPNQYEYNLNSRAPGFNSAIIGIQLTSYAEAKTGYVIGKSNNMSISNLTFPFSPQDEVSGKPRFVQQQLGDEPFYIYEAPIMNKGTNDVIALLQVGIHTGGEQLLFSRLRTMLWLSGIIALLAAFLLGIFLSRKAIHPIGRVTEAAERIRSGTELGLRIPRGKTNDEIGRLTDTLNDMLSGLEKAYKNLEDSNIAQRRFVSDASHELRTPLTTIRGNVDLLEKIWADSSSDRENAYTQASELTAEEKRQLSMESIHDIADEARRMSHLVNDLLALARADAGYSVEMELLSLRSLAEEAARRAGFLPRKAEWIVGPLDALDNVWVKGNHDYLLQLLFIFIENGFKYTQAGEVRLYAVISGDFVGLSVSDTGMGMNQDEIPHIFDRFYRADVSRGETAGTGLGLSIAKWIAELHHATIDVRSQEQQGTTFTIWLPIIK, encoded by the coding sequence ATGTCGATCCGACTTCGATTAACCTTATGGTATACAAGCTTGTTCGCGGTTGCTTTCTTCGCCTTTGGCATAATCGTTTATAATTCAGTCTATCATAACACGATATCTGAATTGCGAATGAGATTAGAGAAAGTTGCAGCGGATGTTAAGGTGAATGGTAGTCCAAATCAGTATGAGTACAATTTGAACTCAAGGGCACCTGGTTTCAATTCGGCGATCATTGGAATTCAGTTAACAAGCTATGCAGAAGCAAAGACTGGATATGTAATTGGTAAGTCGAACAATATGTCCATTTCAAATCTGACGTTTCCTTTTTCGCCACAGGATGAAGTTTCAGGTAAGCCAAGGTTTGTACAACAACAGTTGGGTGATGAACCGTTCTACATCTATGAAGCCCCAATAATGAACAAAGGGACAAATGATGTCATTGCTTTGCTTCAGGTGGGTATTCATACAGGGGGGGAGCAGCTTCTCTTCTCACGGTTAAGGACGATGCTGTGGCTTTCTGGAATTATTGCTCTGTTAGCTGCTTTTCTACTCGGTATATTCCTATCGCGAAAGGCTATTCACCCGATCGGCAGAGTGACAGAAGCGGCAGAGCGTATTCGAAGTGGTACGGAGCTAGGATTGCGAATTCCGCGCGGTAAGACTAACGATGAGATTGGTCGTCTGACGGATACGTTGAATGACATGCTATCTGGATTAGAGAAGGCATACAAAAATTTAGAGGATTCGAATATCGCGCAGCGCAGGTTCGTTTCAGATGCTTCCCATGAGCTAAGGACACCGCTGACGACGATTCGAGGCAATGTTGATTTGTTGGAAAAGATTTGGGCTGATAGCAGCTCTGATAGAGAGAATGCATATACACAGGCTAGTGAATTAACAGCTGAGGAAAAAAGGCAGTTATCAATGGAGTCCATTCACGATATTGCAGATGAAGCGCGTAGGATGAGTCATCTTGTGAACGATCTGCTTGCGCTTGCTCGTGCAGATGCGGGCTATTCAGTGGAGATGGAGCTACTTTCGCTGCGTTCGCTTGCAGAAGAGGCGGCGAGACGGGCTGGGTTTTTACCTCGCAAAGCGGAATGGATCGTAGGTCCGCTTGACGCTTTGGACAATGTGTGGGTAAAAGGTAATCATGATTATTTGCTCCAATTACTTTTTATTTTCATCGAAAATGGTTTTAAATATACGCAAGCAGGAGAAGTACGGCTTTATGCTGTAATATCTGGTGATTTCGTTGGACTGAGCGTTTCAGATACAGGGATGGGTATGAATCAAGATGAAATCCCGCATATTTTTGATCGCTTTTATCGGGCTGACGTATCTCGAGGAGAAACTGCAGGAACGGGATTAGGTCTTTCGATTGCTAAATGGATTGCTGAACTACACCATGCAACAATTGATGTGCGCAGTCAGGAGCAGCAAGGAACAACATTTACGATATGGCTCCCCATTATAAAGTAA
- a CDS encoding 4-hydroxy-3-methylbut-2-enyl diphosphate reductase: MEVVKISPRGYCYGVVDAMVLALQTARNLDLPRPIYILGMIVHNSHVTDAFKEEGIITLDGSDRLEILEQIEQGTVIFTAHGVSPEVRKRAKEKGLTVVDATCPDVTKTHDLIREKVGEGYEVIYIGKKGHPEPEGAIGIAEGHVHLIEREEDIEKLTLPHDRIIITNQTTMSQWDIRHLMSLLLAAFPTAEIHNEICLATQVRQEAVAAQAREADLCIVVGDPRSNNSNRLAQVSEEIAGVPAHRIADLSELNLEWLQGVERVSVTSGASTPTALTKEVIAYIEQYNPDNPATWPLIRTVNPNKLLPNVKERTIR; this comes from the coding sequence ATGGAAGTTGTGAAAATTTCCCCAAGGGGATATTGCTATGGTGTCGTTGATGCGATGGTGCTCGCGCTACAAACTGCACGCAACTTGGATTTACCGCGTCCGATCTATATTTTAGGTATGATTGTTCATAATAGTCATGTTACGGATGCGTTCAAGGAAGAAGGTATTATTACTTTAGACGGTAGTGATCGTCTTGAAATATTAGAACAGATTGAACAAGGGACAGTCATTTTTACAGCGCATGGTGTTTCTCCAGAAGTTCGTAAAAGAGCGAAGGAAAAAGGCTTAACAGTCGTTGACGCGACTTGCCCCGATGTGACGAAGACGCATGACCTGATTCGAGAAAAGGTTGGCGAAGGTTATGAAGTCATCTATATCGGGAAGAAGGGTCATCCTGAGCCTGAGGGAGCAATTGGGATCGCTGAAGGACATGTACACTTGATCGAACGTGAAGAAGATATTGAGAAGCTAACTTTGCCGCATGATCGAATCATTATTACGAATCAAACGACAATGTCACAATGGGACATTAGACATCTCATGTCGCTATTGCTGGCAGCTTTTCCGACAGCTGAAATTCACAATGAAATTTGTTTGGCGACTCAGGTTCGGCAAGAAGCAGTAGCGGCGCAAGCTCGCGAAGCTGACCTGTGCATTGTTGTCGGAGATCCAAGAAGTAACAATTCAAACCGATTAGCTCAAGTGTCTGAGGAGATTGCAGGTGTTCCAGCACACCGAATCGCTGATTTAAGTGAATTAAATCTGGAGTGGCTGCAAGGAGTTGAACGGGTGTCCGTCACTTCAGGTGCTTCGACGCCAACTGCGTTAACAAAGGAAGTTATTGCCTATATCGAGCAATATAATCCCGACAATCCCGCCACTTGGCCGTTGATTCGTACCGTTAATCCGAATAAGCTATTACCGAATGTGAAAGAACGTACGATAAGGTAA
- a CDS encoding DUF2062 domain-containing protein, with protein MRKRLHSFRRWLTHKRISLLRAKGGASMVAMGFAIGIAIEMFTLPTLGAAFILIFPLVFLLRASLPAALIGFVLGKVIYIPMMYPNSKVGGWVLPKHISINLPFLSDRINYLLLTNLKLIVGGMINGVILGIICYFPIKWSINAFKANRKEKRRLKHAAALEMNSVLK; from the coding sequence ATGAGGAAACGACTTCATTCCTTTCGACGATGGCTAACTCATAAGCGAATTTCTTTGCTGCGTGCCAAAGGTGGCGCATCAATGGTCGCGATGGGCTTCGCGATCGGGATTGCAATAGAGATGTTCACATTACCGACATTAGGCGCGGCATTTATTCTAATATTTCCACTCGTATTCTTGTTGCGGGCAAGTTTGCCTGCAGCGTTGATCGGATTCGTATTAGGGAAAGTCATTTATATTCCAATGATGTATCCGAACTCAAAGGTCGGCGGATGGGTGCTCCCTAAGCATATTAGTATTAATCTGCCCTTTCTCTCGGACCGGATCAATTACTTGCTGCTTACGAATTTGAAGCTCATTGTTGGTGGGATGATTAACGGAGTGATACTAGGTATCATCTGTTATTTCCCGATCAAGTGGAGCATTAATGCGTTTAAGGCGAATCGTAAAGAAAAACGAAGACTAAAACATGCGGCGGCACTGGAGATGAATTCTGTGTTGAAATAA
- the aroF gene encoding 3-deoxy-7-phosphoheptulonate synthase: MIVITSPHISEDRLNAIVTHIEQSGVQAHVSRGVDRTVIGIIGKAEPSLSEHIRSMQGVENVIKISKSYKLASRDFHPDDTIIEVKGVKIGGDNLVVMGGPCAVETPEQIDEIARLVKASGGQVLRGGAFKPRTGPYSFQGIGIEGLKWMKDAGDKYGLLTITEVMAPEFVDVCAEYADIMQVGTRNMQNFDLLRKLGTIKNPVLLKRGFSSTYDEWLNAAEYILAGGNPNVMLCERGIRTFETYTRNTFDLTAIPVIQQLSHLPVIADPSHATGRRELVETMTKASLAAGANGLIIEMHTDPDNSATGDGVQSLFPDQFANLLKELEQLAPLLGKKFDTVKEPAESFKTWIK; the protein is encoded by the coding sequence ATGATCGTAATTACATCCCCACATATTTCGGAAGATAGATTGAATGCGATTGTTACTCATATTGAGCAGAGTGGTGTGCAAGCGCATGTATCCCGAGGTGTAGATCGTACAGTCATTGGGATTATTGGGAAGGCTGAGCCTTCACTTTCAGAGCATATCCGATCGATGCAAGGTGTTGAGAATGTTATTAAAATTTCTAAATCTTACAAGCTGGCAAGTCGTGACTTCCATCCGGATGATACGATCATCGAAGTGAAAGGTGTAAAGATAGGCGGAGACAATCTCGTTGTAATGGGTGGACCCTGTGCGGTTGAGACACCAGAGCAGATCGATGAGATCGCTCGTCTGGTGAAAGCTTCAGGAGGTCAAGTGTTGCGAGGTGGCGCATTTAAGCCACGTACAGGTCCGTATAGCTTCCAAGGAATCGGGATTGAAGGCTTGAAGTGGATGAAGGATGCCGGAGACAAGTATGGACTGCTGACGATTACAGAAGTAATGGCTCCTGAATTTGTGGATGTGTGTGCGGAGTACGCTGACATCATGCAGGTTGGGACTCGCAATATGCAAAACTTCGATTTGCTCCGCAAGTTAGGTACGATTAAAAATCCGGTGCTGTTAAAGCGAGGTTTCAGTTCTACTTACGATGAATGGTTGAACGCAGCAGAATACATTCTCGCAGGAGGTAACCCGAATGTAATGCTCTGCGAACGTGGAATTCGTACATTCGAGACTTACACACGTAACACCTTTGATTTAACTGCTATCCCTGTTATTCAGCAGTTGTCTCACTTACCGGTCATTGCCGATCCTAGTCATGCTACAGGACGTCGTGAGCTCGTAGAGACGATGACGAAAGCGTCGCTTGCTGCTGGAGCGAATGGCCTCATTATCGAGATGCATACCGATCCAGATAATTCAGCAACAGGTGATGGAGTACAATCATTGTTCCCAGACCAATTCGCGAACTTGCTGAAAGAGCTTGAGCAGCTAGCCCCACTACTCGGTAAAAAGTTCGATACAGTAAAAGAACCAGCGGAATCATTCAAAACATGGATTAAATAA
- the glnA gene encoding type I glutamate--ammonia ligase, with product MSAQQVLDLIKEKDIEFVDFRFTDLLGRAHHITIPATEVEADTFVNGVAFDGSSIQGFRGIEESDMVMMPDTESVYVDPFTAHATLIVICNIHTPDGARYDRDPRSIAHKAEEYLQKSGVGTTAFFAPESEFFIFDDVRYESTMNSSSFFVDSEEAAWNTNRKEEGGNLGFKIGVKGGYVPVQPVDSQQDIRSEMVRLMQDTGLRVERHHHEVATAGQAEINFRFDTLTKSADNLMKYKYIVHNVAQQYGKSATFMPKPLFGDNGSGMHVHQSIFEDGNPLFYEKGGYANLSPMALHYIGGILHHAPALIALTNPSTNSFKRLVPGYEAPVNLVFSKGNRSAAVRIPVAAVTPKGCRIEFRTPDSTANPYLAFAAMLLAGLDGIKRKIDPSALGYGPFDTNIYELSDEQKKEIRSVPGTLDEALDALEADCAFLTDSGVFSQEFIDNYVGVKRAEAKAVSIRVHPHEYGLYYDC from the coding sequence ATGTCAGCACAACAAGTATTAGATTTAATTAAGGAAAAGGACATCGAGTTCGTCGATTTTCGTTTTACTGATCTTCTAGGTCGTGCTCATCACATTACTATTCCTGCTACTGAAGTTGAAGCAGATACATTCGTAAACGGAGTAGCTTTTGACGGTTCTTCCATTCAAGGCTTCCGTGGGATCGAAGAATCAGATATGGTTATGATGCCTGATACGGAATCGGTTTATGTAGATCCATTTACCGCACACGCAACGTTGATCGTAATTTGTAATATTCATACACCGGACGGCGCTCGTTATGACCGTGACCCGCGCTCAATCGCTCACAAAGCTGAAGAGTATCTGCAAAAATCCGGCGTAGGAACAACAGCATTTTTTGCGCCTGAGTCCGAGTTTTTCATTTTTGATGATGTTCGTTATGAAAGCACGATGAATTCATCTTCGTTCTTCGTTGATTCCGAGGAAGCTGCTTGGAACACGAACCGCAAAGAAGAAGGCGGCAATCTCGGCTTTAAGATTGGCGTTAAAGGTGGCTACGTTCCCGTTCAACCGGTTGATTCACAACAAGATATTCGTAGCGAAATGGTTCGTTTAATGCAAGATACGGGTCTTCGCGTTGAGCGTCACCACCACGAAGTCGCAACGGCAGGTCAAGCTGAGATCAACTTCCGCTTCGACACGCTTACAAAAAGTGCAGACAACTTGATGAAATATAAATATATCGTTCATAACGTTGCACAACAATATGGTAAATCTGCTACGTTTATGCCTAAACCTCTCTTCGGAGATAACGGTAGCGGCATGCACGTTCACCAATCCATCTTTGAAGATGGCAACCCGCTGTTCTATGAAAAAGGTGGATATGCCAACCTTAGCCCCATGGCATTGCACTACATCGGCGGTATTCTGCACCATGCACCAGCGTTGATCGCTCTTACGAACCCGTCGACGAACTCGTTCAAACGTCTCGTTCCAGGTTACGAAGCGCCTGTTAACCTCGTGTTCTCTAAAGGTAATCGTTCTGCTGCGGTTCGTATCCCAGTAGCTGCTGTTACACCTAAGGGCTGTCGTATCGAATTCCGTACACCGGATTCGACAGCTAATCCATACCTTGCATTCGCAGCGATGCTGCTTGCTGGTTTGGACGGCATTAAGCGTAAAATTGATCCATCTGCACTTGGCTATGGACCATTCGATACGAACATTTATGAGCTTTCCGATGAGCAAAAGAAAGAAATTCGCAGCGTTCCAGGTACTTTGGACGAAGCGCTTGATGCACTAGAAGCTGATTGTGCATTCTTGACAGATAGTGGCGTATTCTCTCAAGAATTTATCGACAACTATGTTGGTGTGAAGCGTGCGGAAGCGAAAGCTGTTTCGATTCGTGTTCACCCACACGAGTACGGCCTTTACTACGATTGCTAA
- the serC gene encoding 3-phosphoserine/phosphohydroxythreonine transaminase codes for MAKRAYNFNAGPAALPLAVLERARDQFVEFGNSGMSLMEMSHRGAIYEAVHNEAEANLRELYAIPDNYKVLFVQGGASTQFAMIPMNLLRPGTSAAYVATGSWATKAIEEAKLFGDTKIAASSEADKYMRIPAISELDYSADAAYVHLTSNETIEGTQWVEYPDTGSIPLVGDLSSDILCRPIDVSKFGLIYAGAQKNLGPSGVTIVIIREDLIGKPALSAVPTMLRYDTHAKASSLYNTPPTFGIYMVNEVLKWVKEQGGLAAMEALNRQKAKLLYDAIDGSGGFYIGCAQTESRSIMNVTFRLGTEELEKKFAKESEAQGFVGLKGHRSVGGLRASIYNAVPLESVEALISFMKEFQSRNEG; via the coding sequence ATGGCAAAACGCGCGTACAATTTTAATGCAGGACCTGCGGCATTACCGTTAGCGGTACTTGAAAGAGCAAGAGATCAATTTGTAGAATTCGGCAACAGTGGCATGTCATTGATGGAGATGAGCCATCGTGGTGCAATCTATGAGGCAGTACATAATGAAGCTGAAGCGAACCTTCGTGAACTGTATGCCATTCCTGATAACTATAAAGTGCTCTTCGTTCAAGGAGGAGCGAGTACGCAATTTGCGATGATTCCGATGAATCTGCTTCGTCCTGGGACAAGCGCTGCATATGTAGCAACAGGAAGTTGGGCTACTAAGGCAATTGAAGAAGCGAAGCTGTTCGGTGACACGAAGATTGCAGCTTCATCAGAAGCAGATAAATATATGCGAATCCCTGCTATTAGCGAATTAGATTATAGTGCAGATGCTGCATATGTACATTTAACATCGAATGAAACAATAGAAGGTACACAGTGGGTTGAATACCCGGATACGGGTTCTATTCCGCTCGTCGGAGATTTGTCCAGCGACATTTTGTGCCGTCCAATTGATGTATCGAAGTTTGGGTTGATCTATGCAGGTGCACAGAAAAACCTGGGTCCATCTGGTGTTACGATCGTTATTATTCGCGAAGATCTGATCGGTAAGCCTGCGCTTTCTGCTGTGCCGACTATGTTACGCTATGATACACATGCGAAGGCAAGCTCGTTGTATAATACTCCTCCAACCTTCGGGATTTATATGGTAAATGAAGTGTTGAAGTGGGTGAAAGAGCAAGGCGGATTAGCTGCGATGGAAGCGTTGAATCGTCAAAAAGCGAAGTTGTTATACGATGCAATTGATGGGAGCGGTGGGTTCTACATTGGCTGTGCTCAAACAGAGAGCCGTTCAATCATGAACGTTACGTTCCGTCTTGGTACTGAAGAGTTAGAGAAGAAATTTGCAAAGGAATCGGAAGCACAAGGTTTTGTTGGTCTTAAGGGACATCGTAGTGTGGGTGGCCTGAGAGCTTCGATTTATAATGCTGTTCCATTGGAAAGCGTAGAAGCGCTAATAAGCTTTATGAAAGAATTCCAAAGCCGTAACGAAGGCTGA
- the trmL gene encoding tRNA (uridine(34)/cytosine(34)/5-carboxymethylaminomethyluridine(34)-2'-O)-methyltransferase TrmL codes for MIKGKGVPITSFHIVLVNPEIPANTGNIARTCAATGAHLHLVRPLGFSTDDRVLKRAGLDYWYAVNISYYDSFEEVKATHPEGRFFFASTRSNKPYSDFHYQDGDFFVFGKETAGLPQQLLDEHADTCLRIPMTDKVRSLNLSNSAAILIYEALRQNDFPVS; via the coding sequence TTGATTAAAGGAAAGGGTGTGCCCATCACGTCATTTCACATTGTGCTCGTTAACCCGGAAATACCGGCAAATACGGGTAATATTGCACGCACCTGTGCGGCAACAGGCGCACATCTTCATCTAGTTAGACCCCTAGGATTTTCAACAGATGATCGTGTCTTGAAGCGTGCAGGTTTAGATTATTGGTATGCTGTTAACATTTCGTATTATGATTCGTTTGAGGAAGTAAAGGCTACGCATCCTGAGGGTAGATTTTTCTTCGCTTCAACACGGTCCAATAAACCCTATAGCGACTTTCATTATCAAGATGGTGATTTCTTTGTCTTCGGGAAAGAGACAGCAGGCTTACCGCAGCAGCTTTTAGATGAACATGCGGATACGTGCCTGCGAATACCGATGACTGATAAAGTTCGATCATTAAATTTATCGAACTCTGCTGCGATTTTAATCTATGAAGCGTTACGTCAAAACGATTTTCCAGTTTCCTAA
- a CDS encoding AbrB/MazE/SpoVT family DNA-binding domain-containing protein, giving the protein MKPAGVVRKVDQLGRIVLPKSLRKRYQMNEGDPVEILVQGDHIILERYRPRCVFCSSMEGVGEFKERYVCASCLKDMHGL; this is encoded by the coding sequence TTGAAGCCAGCTGGTGTAGTTCGTAAGGTTGACCAACTCGGACGGATCGTATTGCCAAAGTCTTTGCGTAAAAGATATCAAATGAATGAAGGGGATCCTGTTGAGATATTAGTTCAAGGTGATCATATCATTCTTGAGCGTTATCGTCCCCGTTGTGTGTTTTGCTCTTCGATGGAAGGCGTCGGAGAATTTAAGGAGCGTTATGTTTGCGCATCCTGCTTGAAAGACATGCATGGTCTGTAA